The following proteins are co-located in the Candidatus Methylomirabilota bacterium genome:
- a CDS encoding methyl-accepting chemotaxis protein, with protein MAKRPYKRRHILIDRFQYQLLLINLLYFFAILLIFSATLFVPLIIQLESKTLSFSEQEAVASQFLSLHARVWPALLIAFLLFAIHSIFVSHRIAGPLMRFRNTFKSIAAGDLSGRVTLRKHDYLGNEADHLNEMIVGLRTKIKGIETQHREVRAVLSDLKGGIENGSAEDINQTIAALGVQMQKLRECIDQFRMPAEETRGEGEGGTAVVSGTTSEQSSRVTHH; from the coding sequence ATGGCCAAGCGCCCATACAAAAGAAGACACATCCTCATAGACCGTTTCCAGTACCAGCTTTTATTAATCAACCTCCTCTATTTCTTCGCCATTCTTTTGATCTTTTCCGCCACCCTCTTCGTCCCCCTGATTATCCAGCTCGAAAGCAAAACGCTTTCTTTCTCCGAACAGGAAGCCGTGGCAAGCCAATTTTTGTCCCTCCACGCCCGGGTCTGGCCAGCCCTGCTCATCGCTTTTCTGCTCTTTGCCATTCACTCGATTTTTGTTTCCCACAGAATTGCGGGACCACTCATGCGTTTCCGGAACACCTTCAAGTCGATCGCGGCAGGCGATCTCTCCGGGCGGGTGACGCTTCGCAAGCACGACTATCTGGGAAACGAAGCCGATCATCTCAACGAGATGATCGTAGGCCTGCGGACGAAGATCAAAGGTATTGAGACACAGCATCGGGAAGTGCGGGCGGTGTTGAGCGACCTCAAGGGAGGTATCGAGAACGGATCCGCCGAAGACATCAATCAGACAATCGCGGCTCTCGGGGTCCAGATGCAAAAGTTAAGGGAATGCATCGACCAATTCCGTATGCCCGCAGAGGAGACACGCGGGGAGGGTGAAGGCGGGACCGCTGTTGTCTCTGGAACGACTTCGGAGCAATCCTCACGGGTCACCCATCATTAG
- a CDS encoding prepilin-type cleavage/methylation domain-containing protein, producing the protein MLAVLAILATLAALAVPMYFEALDKAKVAKAIADIRTLSSEIGTYQLFNGSAPLSLADVGRANFEDPYGNPYEYLDFATVKGLGQVRKDQFLVPLNSDYDLYSKGEDGQSQPPLTAMVSRDDIVRANDGGFVGLASEY; encoded by the coding sequence GTGCTTGCCGTCCTGGCGATATTGGCGACGCTTGCCGCTCTTGCTGTTCCCATGTACTTTGAAGCCCTCGACAAGGCGAAAGTCGCGAAGGCCATCGCGGACATTCGTACATTGAGTAGCGAGATCGGTACGTATCAGTTGTTCAACGGGAGCGCGCCGCTCAGCCTTGCCGACGTAGGGCGGGCAAATTTCGAAGACCCCTATGGAAATCCCTATGAGTATCTGGATTTCGCCACTGTAAAGGGACTGGGACAGGTGCGGAAGGACCAGTTTCTGGTCCCACTCAATTCCGACTATGATCTGTACAGTAAAGGCGAAGATGGACAAAGTCAGCCCCCTCTGACGGCCATGGTGAGCCGGGACGACATCGTCCGTGCCAATGACGGGGGATTCGTGGGGCTAGCGTCAGAGTACTGA